A window of Diadema setosum chromosome 2, eeDiaSeto1, whole genome shotgun sequence contains these coding sequences:
- the LOC140246374 gene encoding adhesion G-protein coupled receptor G6-like: MSGCEEYSEINYNTLCEYSCQDGYALVGNPTVRCQEDSMLSAELPVCEEIDFCKTFSPCPTVATCTSAFNSFSCHCNAGFTTQQTESEGTVTYSCVDIQECNANPSPCDVNAVCNNFPGSFVCTCSDGFQGNGIFCEAVNPCLSEPCQNGGNCNPSTDDTSYFCTCPASFTDINCNTEIIPDEPPRVLTNPSSKEVDALGRVELHCSFANVDSFDWFKGTTVISGNTNISPLVINPALAEDQGYYFCQGIGTNQETVRTSEALLTVKGVVTYVASTTFNLNFTSELLNPLSQEYQQTSALIQNTLETAIQNGLPQQVSVAINGLSEGSVVADYQIYLYNGTTSDGDQLADIGSILTDYAENSGGLINPDSIGVLSTGGQPVLAATCVGDTISPCNWVEEDNCGRDLTADELLEILQQEVVTNQNAEMVATQAADITENTDTLTATGLETVSEILQDIASVDSVEVEVTVLVVDIVSNLADTSDDELQVAQEASGAVSTVVQSMEEQLINVELPEDEPLTVTEPNVAAVVDDVEPEESQDGFSVLLTVTGVDDTITTDDLRLEQGDITRNQTDELEASIFIPSEVVENAGTTRVFVTGFRDPSLFPSSFRNGNNGVCDYNRTVNSRIIAASIGNRVIENLEEPVRVSFRPRIQNATNPICVFWDFDANNGTGNWSTRGCRLSNSSSDELPECECDHLTNFGILMDICGGLAISDQADFILEVISYVGCCMSIWGLLVTILTYLLNRKLRERKPNQILISLSCALLGLYVTFVVMITFDTERGKVEVDPIPCGILAGFLHYFMLASLFWMGVEGYNMHVMFVRVLNTYLPYFLRKASLVAWGCPLLIVAITAGVTRQTYAETDYCFLQFWPLIGGVLAPVALIMMFNLVIFVRVIRRLNKTVKGRMIDETEKRQRFRRFQNAICILLLMGLTWALGYLSIIKPASLVVLAIFTVLNSLQGYFIFMLYCVRQPQVRRIWQSQFQCCLPKSMRASSFGFTSDTSSTFKNRSGRLLPSARERNAEQSNTSSSQGFLPDSVERSLPERVPRATYQNEEIDS; this comes from the exons ATGTCTGGTTGCGAGGAATATTCTGAAATAAACTACAACACCTTGTGTGAATATTCCTGTCAGGACGGATATGCACTTGTTGGCAATCCAACAGTACGATGTCAAGAAGATTCTATGCTGTCAGCAGAGCTGCCTGTTTGTGAAG AAATCGATTTCTGTAAGACTTTCTCTCCCTGCCCGACCGTTGCCACCTGCACCAGTGCGTTCAATTCATTCTCCTGCCACTGCAACGCGGGTTTTACCACACAACAGACAGAGAGCGAAGGGACGGTGACTTACTCCTGCGTCGACATACAGGAGTGCAACGCAAATCCTAGTCCATGCGACGTAAATGCCGTATGCAACAACTTTCCTGGAAGTTTTGTGTGCACCTGCTCCGACGGTTTCCAAGGCAACGGAATTTTTTGCGAGG CCGTGAACCCTTGCCTATCGGAGCCCTGTCAGAATGGTGGTAACTGCAACCCGTCCACCGATGATACCAGCTACTTCTGCACTTGTCCGGCGTCGTTTACTGACATCAACTGCAATACAGAAATCATTCCTGATg AGCCACCCAGGGTTCTTACTAATCCTTCATCAAAAGAAGTTGACGCATTGGGTCGGGTAGAGTTGCACTGCTCCTTTGCGAATGTGGATAGTTTCGACTGGTTCAAGGGAACCACAGTGATCAGTGGGAACACCAATATATCCCCACTCGTCATCAATCCAGCTCTTGCCGAGGATCAGGGCTACTATTTCTGTCAAGGAATTGGGACTAATCAAGAAACAGTGAGAACGAGTGAAGCATTATTGACTGTGAAAG GAGTTGTCACCTATGTCGCTTCTACGACTTTCAATTTGAACTTTACCAGTGAACTCTTAAACCCGCTGTCACAAGAGTACCAACAAACTTCTGCGTTAATTCAAAATACT CTCGAGACGGCCATTCAGAACGGGCTTCCCCAACAAGTATCGGTGGCGATCAACGGGTTATCAGAAGGAAGCGTTGTGGCAGACTATCAGATCTATCTCTATAATGGGACAACTTCAGACGGTGATCAGCTCGCAGACATTGGCTCCATACTGACCGATTATGCCGAAAACTCAGGTGGTTTGATTAACCCCGACTCGATTGGAGTGTTAAGCACTG GTGGTCAGCCTGTCCTTGCAGCAACGTGCGTAGGAGATACGATTTCACCGTGTAATTGGGTCGAGGAGGATAACTGTGGGCGAGACCTCACTGCCGATGAACTCCTGGAAATCTTGCAGCAG GAAGTAGTgaccaatcaaaatgctgagaTGGTCGCAACTCAAGCTGCTGACATAACGGAAAACACGGATACTCTCACCGCAACAGGGCTCGAAACAGTTTCTGAAATTCTCCAGGATATCGCTAGTGTAGATTCCGTCGAGGTCGAG GTGACGGTTTTGGTGGTGGATATTGTCAGCAACTTGGCAGACACATCGGATGATGAACTGCAAGTGGCGCAAGAGGCGAGTGGTGCTGTCAGCACAGTAGTGCAATCCATGGAGGAACAGTTGATTAATGTCGAGCTCCCAGAAGACGAACCGCTAACAGTGACGGAGCCCAACGTAGCCGCAGTG GTTGATGATGTTGAGCCGGAAGAAAGTCAGGATGGTTTTTCAGTTCTTCTGACAGTTACAGGTGTTGATGATACCATTACAACCGATGATCTTCGTCTTGAGCAGGGAGATATCACAAGGAACCAAACCGATGAGCTGGAAGCAAGCATTTTTATTCCGAGTGAGGTTGTTGAGAATGCGGGCACAACCCGCGTGTTTGTTACGGGTTTCCGTGACCCGTCTCTCTTTCCATCCTCATTCCGGAATGGAAATAATGGTGTCTGCGACTATAACAGGACCGTTAATTCTCGCATCATAGCGGCGTCTATCGGGAATCGGGTGATAGAAAACTTGGAGGAGCCAGTCCGAGTTTCCTTCAGACCTCGCATACAG AATGCTACGAATccaatttgtgtgttttgggaCTTTGACGCTAACAACGGCACGGGTAACTGGTCGACCAGAGGTTGTCGACTGAGCAATTCCAGCAGCGATGAACTACCGGAGTGTGAATGTGACCATCTCACAAATTTTGGTATTCTCATG GATATATGCGGAGGTCTTGCGATCTCAGACCAAGCTGACTTCATCTTAGAAGTCATCAGTTACGTGGGATGTTGCATGTCGATCTGGGGGCTGCTAGTCACCATTCTAACTTATCTTTTGAACAG GAAGTTACGAGAACGCAAACCAAACCAAATTTTGATTTCGTTGAGCTGCGCACTCCTTGGCTTGTATGTGACCTTTGTGGTAATGATCACCTTTGACACGGAACGAGGGAAGGTAGAGGTTGATCCTATCCCATGCGGCATTCTGGCCGGCTTTCTCCACTACTTCATGCTGGCGTCCCTCTTCTGGATGGGGGTCGAAGGTTACAACATGCACGTCATGTTTGTGCGTGTGCTCAACACTTACCTGCCTTACTTCCTACGTAAAGCGTCGCTGGTTGCATGGG GATGTCCTCTTCTTATCGTTGCCATAACTGCTGGAGTGACGCGTCAAACGTACGCTGAAACAGATTA TTGCTTCTTGCAATTTTGGCCGTTGATTGGCGGCGTGCTAGCTCCTGTAGCCCTAATCATGATGTTCAACCTCGTAATCTTCGTGCGCGTGATAAGACGACTCAACAAAACGGTCAAAGGTCGAATGATCGACGAGACAGAAAAGCGACAGCGCTTCCGACGCTTCCAAAACGCCATCTGCATTCTGCTGTTGATGGGCCTCACCTGGGCCCTCGGCTACCTGAGCATCATCAAACCGGCGAGCTTGGTTGTTCTTGCGATCTTCACCGTGCTTAACTCGCTACAGGGATACTTCATCTTCATGCTATACTGCGTGCGACAGCCGCAAGTGCGTAGAATTTGGCAGAGCCAATTCCAGTGCTGTTTGCCAAAGTCCATGCGGGCTTCCAGCTTCGGATTTACTTCTGACACCAGTTCAACTTTCAAGAATAGATCTGGACGACTCCTCCCGTCTGCTAGAGAGAGAAATGCTGAGCAGAGCAACACCTCGAGTTCGCAGGGATTCCTCCCCGATAGCGTGGAGAGGTCTCTCCCAGAAAGAGTACCGAGGGCGACCTACCAAAACGAAGAAATTGATTcgtaa